DNA from bacterium:
GCCGTTTCGCGCGGCCTCCCAGCCGCGTCCTTGAGGCTGGCCCCGAGTTGGCGCACGACGCGTTCCTCCTTCCGGTGGACAGCGACGAGTTCTTCGACGAACTGTCGATGGAGCAACACGGCACCACGTGGCACAGCCCGCTGGCGCACCTCGAACCGTCCCCGGAGTACGTCGACGAGCTGGTGCGCGCGCTCGCAGACCCGGCAAGGCGACACGCCGCCGCCTGCGACGCCGGCATCCTCGCCCAGATGCCGATCGAGCCCAATCTCGCACTTCGGCTCGCGGAGGCGATCGCCGCCGCGCGGGACGGGACGCCGGGCGCTGCGCTGGACTTCGCCTTCGCGGCCGTACAGCTCGCCCTCGGCAAGCACGTCGCCGTACTCGGCGACCGCCGCGTTGCGCTCAGCACCGACCCCCTGGTCCGCTATCAGTACACCAAGGCGCGGTTCGCCGCCGGCGATGCGGCGCCGGCTACGGAAGCGCTGCGCGCGCTCCTCTTCGGTGGCGACCTCCGCGTCCGCCTGAACCTGTTGTGGGACGTCTTCCCGATCCTTTCGTACCGAGATCTCGAGTGGGCGAAGCAGGGCCCGCTCGCGGCCGAGGCGTTCTGGCGCTGGCTCGAGGGCCGCGCGGGGCTCTCCGGCTTCTCGCTCGACGACTGGCTCGCAGAGTTCTACAGCCGGTTGGAGCACGCCAACGTCAATTGCTGGGGCTACCGGCCACGCAAACGCGATGCACCACGGTGGCGGCCCCTGGACCGCGATCCGCGCCGCGAGGTCTATCTGCGATACGGCAAGCCGATCCAGACCATCGTCACGCCGGTCTTCGGTGACAGGAACCTGGCGTACGAGACCTGGCGCTACATGCCGCTCGATGCCGAGGGCGGTCCGCTGCTCATCCATTTCATGCGCGGCATGCGTTGGTACCGCCTCACCTACATCACAAGCTGCAGGCATGCGGAGAGACTGGCGACGCTCTCCAAGCGCATCGGCGCCCAATTCAGGCGGTGCATGAGGCCCAAGCAGTTCTCGGAGACGCGGTTGATCGATTACGCCGACCGCCATGAAGTCGGTGAGCTCTACGATGCGGCGTTCAGCGAGTACCGTCACCGCGCCGTCCAGCGCGAATGGCCGTTCACCTACGCCGTGTACGCCTTCGCCGCCGACCCCGCACGGCCTGCCCGCGGCACCCTCGTCACCGCGTTCCTCCAGGTCCCGGCGAACGAGCACGCGAGCGGACAGGGCCGCGTCCATTTCGCCGTGGTGGACACGCTCGCCACGCGCGCCTGGGCCTCCGGCGGCACCATCGCCGTCGGCGAGGCCCGCGCGATCGAGACCGTCCTCCACGTGCCGCTCGACTCCGGCTCCACGCCCCAGGTCTATCGCATCTCGGTCCGCGACGAGCGCGATCCGGCCACCGCCATGGCGTACGGCGGCCCGCTCAGCGCTCCCACGTTCCCCGACGGCGTGCTCGCCATCTCGGACGTCGTACCCCTCCACCCGGACGGCGCCTCGCCCTGGCGGCGTGGCGACCACGTGCTGCGGCCGATGTTCGGCGGCGCGCGCGAGCGCGCCATGGACATCTACTACGAGCTCTACCACGTCTCGCCGGGCGAGCAGCTCGAGACCACCATCCGCATCGAGCGCGAAGGCGGCCTGCTGCGCCGGGCGCGCCGCTACGAGGTCCGCTTCGACGACGTCGTCCCGGACAGCGTCTCCGTGCCGACCCTCGCGCAGCGCCGCACGCGCGTGTGGCCGCCCGCACGGCCCCACGCCGCCTGCGGGGCCGGGGCGACACTCCCATTCAGCGTCACCGGGACCCGCGGCCGGGCCCTCGGCTCGCTACGCGGCGGTCACGGCGTCGTGCGCGACACTCGCCGCGGAGGCAGACAACGATGAAGCACAAGACAACGTTCTTCCGGCTCGCCCTCGCCGGGCTCCTGCTCACCGCCACGATGTCTGCGCCCGCGCGCGCGCAGCAGCCGGACCTGGACGGCGCGTGGCTCGGGACGCTCGAGGCGGGCGCGATCAAGTTGCGCCTCGTCTTCCGTTTCACCCGCCAGGTGGACGGCACGTACGGCGCGGCGTTGGACAGCCCGGACCAGGGTGCGCGCGGGATCCCGGCGAGCTCGGTGGAGGTGAAGGGCGACAGCGTACGCGTCACGCTGGCCTCGCTGAACGCCGTCTACCGCGGAGCGCTGCAACCCGGCGCCGCGCGCATCGCGGGCACGTTCACGCAGCACGGCATGAGCTTCCCGCTGGAGCTGGCCCGGACCGACGAGGTGCCCGACCCGGGGCGGCCGCGGCCGCAGGATCCGAAGGAGCCGCTGCCGTACCACTCGGAGGACGTCGTCTACGAGAACCCCGCGGCGCCGGGCGTGCGGCTGGCCGGCACGTTCACGCGCCCGCGGGAGCCGGGGCGCTACCCCGCCGCGCTCCTGATCACGGGATCGGGCCCGCAGAACCGCAACGAAGAGATCATGGGCCACCGGCCGTTCCTCGTCCTGGCGGACCACCTGACCCGGCGAGGCATCGCGGTGCTGCGGGTGGACGACCGGGGCGTGGGCGAGAGCACCGGCGACTTCAGCACCGCGACGAGCGCGGACTTCGCCAGCGACGTGCGGGCCGGCGTCGCGTACCTGAAGTCGCGCGATGACGTGGACCCCGCGGCCATCGGACTGATCGGCCATTCCGAGGGCGGACTCATCGCGCCGATGGTCGCCGCGGAGTCGGACGACGTCGCGTGGATCGTGCTCATGGCGGGCCCCGGCCTGCCGGGCGACTCGATCCTCATCCTCCAGGCCGAGCTGATCGCGCGGGCCAGCGGCGCACCGGACACGGCGATCCGGTGGAACCAGGAGCTGCAGCGCACGCTGTTCCGGATCCTGCGCGAGGAGCCGTCCGACAGCGCGGCCCGGGAACGCGTACGCGCGGCGCTCCGCGCGTTCCACGAGCGGACCCGCGCGGCACTCGGCCAGCGGCCCGCGGAGGGCACGGAGGCCGAGGCGCGGGAGGCCGCCATCGAGCAGCAGGTCCGGCAGGTCGTGACGCCGTGGTACCGGTACTTCATCGACTACGACCCGCGGCCCACGCTGCGGCGCGTCAAGGTGCCGGTGCTCGCCCTCAACGGCTCCCTGGACCTCCAGGTGCCGTCGGATCCCAACCTCGCCGCGATCCGCGAAGCGCTCGAGCAGGGCGGCAACCGGAACGTGACGATCATCGAGTTCCCGGGCCTCAACCACCTGTTCCAGACCGCGAAGACCGGCGCGCCGGCCGA
Protein-coding regions in this window:
- a CDS encoding alpha/beta hydrolase translates to MSAPARAQQPDLDGAWLGTLEAGAIKLRLVFRFTRQVDGTYGAALDSPDQGARGIPASSVEVKGDSVRVTLASLNAVYRGALQPGAARIAGTFTQHGMSFPLELARTDEVPDPGRPRPQDPKEPLPYHSEDVVYENPAAPGVRLAGTFTRPREPGRYPAALLITGSGPQNRNEEIMGHRPFLVLADHLTRRGIAVLRVDDRGVGESTGDFSTATSADFASDVRAGVAYLKSRDDVDPAAIGLIGHSEGGLIAPMVAAESDDVAWIVLMAGPGLPGDSILILQAELIARASGAPDTAIRWNQELQRTLFRILREEPSDSAARERVRAALRAFHERTRAALGQRPAEGTEAEAREAAIEQQVRQVVTPWYRYFIDYDPRPTLRRVKVPVLALNGSLDLQVPSDPNLAAIREALEQGGNRNVTIIEFPGLNHLFQTAKTGAPAEYAEIEETIAPAVLETIAEWVLGVSGRK